One window of Planctomycetia bacterium genomic DNA carries:
- a CDS encoding type II and III secretion system protein family protein, whose translation MNSVTDGQLKSLVAGSGMSMASCISRRVNLRCGLGLLSLLAAAGPSPVLADAPESSARHAMANRAMTLMDASPQVMDLAEQAEPTRANQPARLDSEPILLASSMPPGDPASNAPPPREDGDLIASIDVQSARARPITVSRNSSAVVEMKVKFDRAEIADPNVADIFVVSPTRAVVSGRNFGSTQMIIWFGDRQRVFNVVVEHDLSVLNDAISKASPLSRVTPRSVNGTILLSGTVPDAQSAERIAELASLYQGGEVRNQLSVAGVQQTMLRVVVAEVNKDAVRALGFNWAIGASDWTRDFFLANNVAQLNPTVYSSNGLANILAPNPAGQLTYSVAAVGNTANTNLTFGFPRAEFQVFMNALRQNSLSRVLAEPNLVAISGQTASFLAGGEVPIPVTQGGAVAGSITIEYKEFGVRLAFTPTVISGQIIRLHVMSEVSDAVPGMAIAGGLPVFSFTTRRVESTIECGNGQTFAIAGLLSERVQAVAEKIPGLGDLPVLGSLFSSVNYQKNNTELVMLVTPQLVEPLDPQQVTPPPGAEMGHPDDFQLFAMGQLEGDPRPAPEIVGVPRESAPVNTPPETSGSWPTTQLTFRGPWGLADYEEN comes from the coding sequence ATGAACTCTGTCACGGATGGACAACTTAAGTCGCTCGTTGCCGGCTCAGGGATGAGCATGGCTTCGTGCATTTCTCGACGCGTGAATCTCCGCTGTGGGCTCGGTCTGTTGAGCCTGCTCGCGGCCGCGGGGCCATCACCGGTCCTCGCCGATGCGCCCGAGTCGTCTGCCCGTCACGCAATGGCCAATCGCGCCATGACGTTGATGGACGCCTCGCCGCAAGTCATGGATTTGGCCGAGCAGGCCGAGCCCACTCGGGCCAATCAGCCCGCACGACTCGATTCAGAGCCCATCCTGCTCGCCAGCTCGATGCCCCCGGGGGACCCCGCCTCAAATGCGCCTCCCCCCAGGGAAGACGGCGATCTGATCGCGTCGATCGACGTCCAGTCCGCCCGAGCCCGGCCGATTACCGTCTCTCGCAACAGCTCTGCCGTCGTGGAGATGAAGGTGAAGTTCGATCGCGCGGAGATCGCCGACCCGAACGTCGCGGACATCTTCGTTGTTTCGCCGACCCGCGCCGTCGTTTCGGGACGCAATTTCGGCAGTACCCAGATGATCATCTGGTTCGGCGATCGACAGCGCGTGTTCAACGTCGTCGTGGAACATGACCTGTCCGTCCTGAACGATGCCATCTCAAAGGCATCGCCCTTGTCGCGCGTCACGCCGCGAAGCGTGAACGGAACGATCCTCCTTTCAGGAACGGTCCCCGACGCGCAGAGCGCCGAGCGAATCGCCGAACTGGCATCCCTCTATCAGGGCGGAGAAGTTCGAAATCAGCTCAGCGTGGCCGGCGTGCAGCAGACCATGCTTCGCGTGGTCGTGGCCGAGGTCAACAAGGACGCCGTTCGCGCGCTGGGCTTCAATTGGGCGATCGGCGCTTCCGACTGGACCAGAGATTTCTTCCTCGCCAATAACGTCGCCCAGCTCAATCCGACGGTCTACTCGAGCAACGGCCTCGCCAACATTCTCGCCCCGAATCCCGCCGGACAGTTGACCTATTCCGTCGCGGCCGTGGGCAATACCGCCAATACGAATCTCACCTTCGGATTCCCGCGGGCGGAGTTCCAGGTCTTCATGAACGCCCTTCGCCAGAATTCGCTCTCGCGCGTGCTCGCCGAGCCGAATCTGGTGGCGATCAGCGGACAGACCGCCTCCTTCCTCGCCGGCGGTGAGGTACCGATTCCAGTCACCCAGGGCGGCGCCGTCGCCGGCTCGATCACCATTGAATACAAGGAATTCGGCGTTCGGCTGGCCTTCACGCCGACCGTCATTTCCGGACAGATCATCCGCCTGCACGTCATGAGCGAAGTCAGTGACGCGGTGCCGGGCATGGCCATCGCCGGCGGGCTGCCGGTTTTCTCGTTCACGACGCGCCGCGTCGAATCGACGATTGAATGCGGTAACGGCCAGACCTTTGCGATCGCCGGACTGCTTAGCGAGCGCGTTCAGGCGGTAGCCGAGAAGATCCCCGGACTCGGCGACCTGCCGGTGCTCGGTTCACTCTTCAGCTCTGTGAACTATCAGAAGAACAACACCGAACTCGTCATGCTCGTGACCCCGCAGCTCGTCGAGCCGCTGGATCCGCAGCAGGTCACTCCGCCGCCGGGCGCCGAGATGGGTCATCCCGATGACTTCCAATTGTTCGCAATGGGCCAGTTGGAAGGCGATCCGAGGCCCGCTCCCGAAATCGTCGGAGTTCCCCGCGAGTCTGCCCCGGTCAACACACCGCCGGAAACATCCGGCTCCTGGCCGACAACACAGTTGACATTCCGCGGCCCCTGGGGACTGGCGGACTACGAAGAAAACTAA
- a CDS encoding VWA domain-containing protein: MHPNRKTALKMVRRASVLTQTVMFGSAVGVGMAALAVDTGLMYSSKAELQNAADAAALAAASQLGSTTDAQAMAGAEAAAFSSLNKVAGDYSDLMQSDVVFGHAVLNGTKFNFNAGELPYDAVRVTLRRDQTAADGPVSMLFGKALGVDGANLEASATAMLTPRDISIVIDLSGSMNDDSELRHYKDFASETSGTRPGVKVNLEDVWLALPCQKGNNGVGNGIDPAPPGNPSNNNDQPGTGPGSPNSQGGNTSPGANPSQGGGCGGPRWGWMTGFGNTINVGSYTPVGDPGLYYIPRYSTTSQADIVSNLTEAGYSSAERTALLSGSSDSSSTNYKNRVKVLLGLAGWKSKKSGGKYNGGPGNGNDTVDSNELTQQVNWTFDGGSWDDYFNYVMSSSTQMTATDSNFRYRYGIKTVTNYLLEKRADKDDCPELQDAPEMPLKSVKDAVQSMIDIIVSMETQDHVSLETFAQYGYHEVDLPDATTSSELYAALAEIPATLNQRQAGHYTSITNIGAGMQKGIQELTSSRARSSAAKVIILLTDGKPNTNSSGGSVGNDAPEAVNWALDQADEAKESGITVYTIGVGGDVNADLCEQMASEPEFYFYADSSPDPQTGAPMYVTQLQEIFNTLGTKRPVRLIQ; the protein is encoded by the coding sequence ATGCATCCAAACAGAAAGACCGCTCTGAAGATGGTCCGACGTGCGTCGGTCCTCACGCAGACCGTGATGTTCGGCAGCGCGGTAGGCGTCGGAATGGCCGCGCTCGCGGTCGACACCGGCCTCATGTATTCCTCGAAGGCCGAGTTGCAGAACGCCGCCGATGCCGCGGCACTGGCAGCCGCCTCTCAGCTTGGCTCGACCACCGATGCACAGGCCATGGCCGGCGCCGAAGCAGCCGCGTTCAGCAGCCTCAACAAGGTCGCCGGCGACTACTCCGACCTCATGCAGTCGGACGTCGTCTTCGGGCATGCGGTGCTCAACGGGACGAAGTTCAACTTCAACGCCGGTGAACTGCCCTACGACGCCGTTCGCGTCACCTTGCGGCGAGATCAAACCGCCGCCGACGGACCCGTCTCGATGCTCTTCGGCAAGGCACTCGGCGTCGATGGCGCGAACCTGGAAGCCAGCGCCACTGCCATGCTCACGCCCCGCGACATCAGCATCGTCATAGACCTGTCGGGCTCGATGAACGACGACAGCGAGCTGAGGCACTACAAGGACTTCGCCTCGGAAACCAGCGGTACGCGACCCGGCGTAAAGGTCAATCTGGAAGATGTCTGGCTCGCCCTGCCCTGTCAAAAGGGAAATAACGGCGTGGGAAATGGCATCGATCCCGCTCCGCCGGGCAACCCCTCGAACAACAACGATCAGCCGGGCACCGGACCGGGATCACCAAACAGCCAGGGTGGCAACACCAGTCCCGGCGCAAACCCATCTCAGGGCGGCGGCTGCGGCGGACCGCGATGGGGATGGATGACCGGTTTCGGCAACACCATTAACGTCGGCTCATACACGCCCGTCGGCGATCCCGGGTTGTACTACATTCCGCGATATTCGACGACCAGCCAGGCGGACATCGTTTCGAATCTCACCGAAGCGGGCTATTCCTCCGCCGAACGCACGGCGCTGTTGAGCGGCTCCAGTGACTCATCGTCCACGAACTACAAGAACCGCGTAAAGGTTCTTCTTGGGCTTGCAGGCTGGAAGAGCAAGAAGTCCGGAGGCAAGTACAATGGCGGCCCCGGCAACGGCAACGATACGGTGGACAGCAACGAGCTGACTCAGCAAGTCAACTGGACCTTCGACGGAGGCAGTTGGGACGACTACTTCAACTACGTCATGTCCAGCTCCACGCAGATGACCGCCACGGACTCGAACTTCCGCTATCGCTACGGCATCAAGACCGTGACGAATTACTTGCTCGAAAAGCGGGCCGACAAGGATGACTGTCCGGAGCTGCAGGACGCGCCCGAAATGCCGCTCAAGTCGGTCAAGGACGCCGTCCAGTCGATGATCGACATCATTGTCAGCATGGAGACCCAGGACCACGTGTCCCTCGAGACCTTTGCTCAGTACGGCTACCACGAAGTTGATCTCCCCGACGCGACCACCAGCTCGGAGCTCTATGCCGCACTGGCGGAGATTCCCGCGACCCTGAATCAGCGGCAGGCCGGTCACTACACGTCGATCACCAACATCGGCGCCGGCATGCAGAAGGGAATTCAGGAACTGACCAGCTCTCGCGCCAGGTCGTCGGCCGCGAAGGTGATCATCCTTCTGACCGACGGTAAGCCCAACACCAACTCAAGTGGCGGTTCGGTCGGCAACGACGCCCCCGAAGCCGTCAACTGGGCGCTCGATCAGGCCGACGAAGCCAAGGAATCCGGCATCACCGTCTACACCATCGGCGTCGGTGGCGACGTAAACGCGGACCTCTGTGAGCAGATGGCCTCAGAGCCCGAGTTCTACTTCTACGCGGACAGCAGCCCGGATCCTCAGACGGGTGCACCGATGTATGTGACCCAGCTTCAGGAAATCTTCAACACGCTGGGCACCAAGCGACCCGTTCGACTGATCCAGTAA
- a CDS encoding response regulator translates to MAGTVRVILYTTNESSLPELRRALTSLPQIRLVAELEEPSMFAQAVAQFPADLLVADLDPNPALVIECLKQLKDTAPEMPIFALSTQSDGAVVLSAMRAGIREYLLKPLNIEEFEQAVGRCVTTQTRVREPGKLISVMGSAGGVGCTTIATNLAVELNELVGPQQKVAIVDLDFRFGHVATLLDVHGQFTVADLCSTPEELDPQMVQKALVEHNSGVLVLRRPHSFAQAEMITAAHCANVLTSLQEMCAYVVVDGPTRHDPGGRSVLDAADYAFFVIQLLVTSVRNADRVVQELAVQGFNTDRIAFICNRLGRESAHLEVDQVETILNRKLFMTIADDWRSVSSSINVGQPLKTEYERSKIRQDIHSLALKIHAPGEYAAEAAKRGGLLSKFFRKQPASSSTSSDAVEPVKSPPVAIGG, encoded by the coding sequence ATGGCCGGCACGGTTCGAGTCATCCTGTACACCACCAATGAATCGAGCCTTCCCGAATTGCGGCGGGCTCTGACCTCACTTCCGCAGATTCGACTCGTCGCGGAACTGGAAGAGCCGAGCATGTTTGCCCAGGCGGTGGCGCAGTTCCCCGCCGATCTTCTCGTGGCCGATCTCGATCCGAATCCGGCGCTGGTCATTGAGTGCCTCAAGCAGCTCAAGGACACGGCCCCCGAAATGCCCATTTTCGCCCTCAGCACTCAGTCCGACGGCGCAGTCGTCCTGTCCGCCATGCGCGCGGGAATCCGCGAGTACCTGCTCAAGCCCTTGAACATCGAGGAGTTCGAGCAGGCAGTCGGACGGTGCGTAACCACCCAAACGCGCGTCCGCGAGCCGGGCAAGCTGATCTCCGTCATGGGCAGTGCCGGCGGCGTCGGTTGCACCACCATCGCGACGAACCTGGCCGTGGAGCTCAACGAGCTCGTGGGCCCACAGCAGAAAGTCGCGATTGTCGATTTGGACTTCCGGTTTGGTCACGTCGCGACCCTGCTGGACGTGCATGGCCAGTTCACCGTCGCCGACCTCTGCAGCACTCCGGAAGAGCTGGACCCGCAAATGGTCCAGAAGGCCCTGGTCGAGCACAATAGCGGCGTGCTCGTCCTGCGGCGGCCTCATTCCTTCGCCCAGGCCGAGATGATTACCGCGGCGCACTGCGCCAACGTTCTCACGTCGCTTCAGGAAATGTGCGCCTATGTCGTCGTCGACGGGCCGACCCGGCACGATCCGGGCGGCAGAAGCGTCCTCGACGCGGCCGACTACGCGTTCTTCGTGATTCAGCTTCTAGTGACCAGCGTCCGAAACGCCGATCGCGTCGTCCAGGAATTGGCCGTCCAGGGATTCAACACCGATCGAATCGCATTCATCTGCAATCGCCTCGGCAGGGAATCGGCTCATCTCGAAGTGGATCAGGTCGAGACCATCCTGAATCGCAAGCTGTTCATGACGATTGCGGACGACTGGAGATCGGTCAGCTCCAGCATCAACGTCGGCCAGCCTCTCAAGACCGAGTACGAACGCAGCAAGATCCGCCAGGACATCCATAGCCTGGCCCTCAAGATTCACGCTCCCGGCGAATATGCCGCCGAGGCCGCCAAACGGGGAGGCCTGCTCAGCAAGTTCTTCCGAAAGCAGCCCGCCAGCTCCTCAACATCCTCGGACGCGGTGGAGCCGGTAAAATCGCCACCGGTGGCAATTGGCGGCTGA
- a CDS encoding CpaF family protein has translation MPKAPEPPAAQAPANAAPDHAPAAPTPSPATKPAALKNNDRNDEFYDLKSKIHRQLVETLDLTALSKRTGDDVRDEVRQVIVGLCDQQDALLNYNERQRLVSEILDETFGLGPLEALLKDPAISDILINGPKQVYVERKGRLTLTGVNFRDNSHLMHVIDKIVSSIGRRCDEVSPMVDARLKDGSRVNAIIPPLAIDGPSMSIRRFGADPITWDDYVKFNSVTPQMVSFLKACVIAHLNIIVAGGTGSGKTTLLNNLSTFIPDTDRIVTIEDAAELRLRQPHVVRLESRPANIEGKGRISIRDLLINSLRMRPDRIVVGECRGAETLDMLQAMNTGHDGSLTTIHANSVRDAVQRVETMVMMAGFDLPIKAIRQQFSSAVHLVINAARLTGGPRKIMSIAEVQGMEGEAVTMQEIFKFEQVGVDAAGRAHGRFVATGLRPSFLDRLKAAGVALDPSIFERQVLSTDPVNQ, from the coding sequence ATGCCCAAGGCGCCGGAGCCCCCTGCGGCTCAGGCGCCTGCGAACGCCGCTCCGGACCATGCGCCCGCTGCGCCGACCCCGTCGCCGGCGACCAAGCCCGCTGCATTGAAAAACAACGATCGAAATGATGAATTCTACGATCTGAAATCGAAGATCCACCGCCAGCTCGTTGAGACGCTCGACCTCACCGCCCTCTCGAAGCGCACCGGTGACGATGTTCGCGACGAAGTGCGACAGGTCATCGTCGGACTCTGCGACCAGCAGGACGCCCTGCTGAATTACAACGAGCGGCAACGCCTTGTCAGCGAGATTCTCGATGAGACCTTCGGCCTCGGGCCGCTCGAAGCCCTGCTCAAGGATCCGGCCATCAGCGATATTCTCATCAATGGGCCCAAGCAGGTCTACGTCGAACGCAAGGGACGATTGACCCTCACCGGCGTCAACTTCCGCGACAACTCCCACTTGATGCACGTAATCGACAAGATCGTCTCCTCCATCGGCCGGCGCTGCGACGAAGTCTCGCCGATGGTCGACGCCCGATTGAAAGACGGCTCCCGCGTCAACGCGATCATCCCCCCGCTGGCAATCGACGGCCCGTCCATGTCGATCCGCCGCTTCGGTGCCGATCCGATCACCTGGGACGACTACGTCAAATTCAATTCGGTGACGCCGCAGATGGTCTCGTTTCTCAAGGCATGCGTCATCGCCCACTTGAACATCATCGTGGCCGGCGGTACGGGTTCCGGAAAGACGACCCTGCTGAATAACCTGTCCACCTTCATTCCCGACACCGACCGCATCGTGACCATCGAGGATGCCGCCGAGCTTCGGCTTCGCCAGCCGCACGTGGTTCGGCTCGAATCGCGGCCCGCGAACATCGAAGGCAAGGGGCGTATCTCCATCCGCGACCTGCTCATCAACTCGCTGCGTATGCGTCCCGATCGCATCGTCGTCGGTGAGTGCCGCGGCGCCGAAACCCTCGACATGCTTCAGGCCATGAACACCGGCCACGACGGTTCGCTCACCACGATCCATGCCAACAGCGTTCGCGACGCCGTCCAGCGCGTCGAGACCATGGTCATGATGGCCGGTTTCGACCTGCCCATTAAGGCCATTCGTCAGCAGTTCTCCAGCGCCGTCCATCTCGTCATTAACGCGGCGAGACTCACCGGCGGACCGCGAAAGATCATGTCCATCGCCGAAGTGCAGGGCATGGAAGGCGAGGCGGTCACCATGCAGGAGATCTTCAAATTTGAACAGGTCGGCGTCGATGCGGCCGGTCGGGCCCACGGCCGGTTTGTTGCGACCGGTCTGCGGCCGAGCTTCCTCGATCGCCTCAAGGCCGCCGGTGTCGCGCTCGACCCGTCCATCTTCGAACGACAGGTGCTTTCGACCGACCCGGTGAATCAATAA
- a CDS encoding type II secretion system F family protein, translating to MATNLYILAEDASLFSQAWIIILPLFGSVMLAYAIFNLVSDLRKVESKKVHNRLREKDGPDGENDRDRAVKESILRRQNTNDTAFSALLGKLSFASALQRMLDQANVQIGATTVLINLIGAAAIGYIACYFLACGQWTCIGVSAAVFITPLIVLLIKQKMRINKFMNQLPDVFELMSQALRAGHSLANSIQVVSQQLPDPVGTEFARVFHEQNLGIKIEDALKDMAARVGLMDVRFFVTAVLIQRQTGGDLAEVLDNISDVIRDRIKLFGSVKALTAEGRLSGYVLLALPVVVFLVELVVNPNYADVMITEPMGQYALIGAGIGQLFGLAMIQKIVNIKV from the coding sequence GTGGCGACGAACCTTTACATCCTGGCTGAAGACGCGAGCCTTTTCTCGCAGGCGTGGATCATCATCCTGCCCCTGTTCGGCTCGGTCATGCTGGCCTACGCCATCTTCAATCTGGTGAGCGACCTGCGCAAGGTCGAGTCCAAGAAGGTCCACAATCGCCTGCGCGAAAAGGACGGCCCCGACGGCGAAAACGACCGCGATCGCGCCGTCAAGGAATCGATCCTCCGCAGGCAGAATACCAACGACACAGCCTTCAGCGCCTTACTGGGAAAGCTCAGCTTCGCTTCGGCCCTTCAGAGAATGCTCGATCAGGCAAATGTTCAGATCGGGGCGACTACGGTACTCATCAACCTGATCGGCGCGGCGGCGATTGGATATATCGCCTGCTACTTCCTCGCCTGCGGTCAGTGGACCTGCATCGGCGTCTCCGCGGCCGTCTTTATCACCCCGCTGATCGTCTTGCTGATCAAACAGAAGATGCGCATCAACAAATTCATGAATCAGCTCCCCGACGTCTTCGAGCTGATGAGCCAGGCCCTGCGCGCCGGACACTCGCTGGCCAACTCGATCCAGGTCGTCAGCCAGCAGCTTCCCGACCCCGTCGGAACTGAGTTCGCCCGCGTCTTTCACGAGCAGAACCTCGGCATCAAAATCGAAGACGCCCTCAAGGACATGGCCGCGCGCGTCGGATTGATGGACGTGCGGTTCTTCGTGACCGCCGTGCTCATTCAGCGACAAACCGGCGGCGACCTGGCCGAGGTCCTCGACAACATCAGCGACGTCATTCGCGACCGAATCAAGCTGTTCGGCTCCGTCAAGGCCCTCACCGCGGAAGGCCGCCTCTCAGGATACGTCCTGCTCGCCCTGCCGGTCGTCGTCTTCCTCGTCGAGTTGGTCGTCAATCCAAACTACGCCGACGTCATGATCACCGAGCCCATGGGCCAGTACGCCCTGATCGGCGCCGGCATCGGGCAGCTCTTCGGGTTGGCGATGATCCAGAAGATCGTAAACATCAAGGTGTAA
- a CDS encoding type II secretion system F family protein, with protein MDWIILGGMLAVAAGLIVYSLMPKDTEKVEAVKRRTAGLSATEDVTALKHKAKDRAAMQMLQKAAPYLSRPVMPQNTEEQSKLRAKLASAGFRRESTPILFLACKTLGGLIGGALALSYALGVAKESTEVLYYAIGGLGLGFMLPQFWLSNAVKKRSEAIRNGLPDSLDLMVVAVESGLGLDAAILRVSDEMGNAHVALAEELQIATVETQMGVPRAEALTKMAERTAVPEMKALVAVITQAEKLGTSIAKALRNQAEALRTKRRQRAEERAQKTSVKLLIPLVLFIFPAIFVVVAGPAVIHLMKTFSGGTINH; from the coding sequence ATGGATTGGATCATTCTGGGAGGCATGTTGGCGGTCGCGGCGGGGCTGATCGTCTATTCCTTGATGCCCAAGGACACCGAGAAGGTCGAGGCGGTCAAACGACGAACCGCCGGCCTCTCAGCGACCGAAGACGTGACCGCCCTCAAACACAAAGCCAAAGATCGCGCAGCGATGCAGATGCTGCAAAAAGCCGCGCCGTACCTCTCCCGGCCCGTCATGCCGCAAAACACCGAGGAGCAATCCAAGCTCCGAGCAAAACTCGCCAGCGCAGGCTTTCGCCGAGAGTCCACGCCGATTCTCTTCCTGGCATGTAAAACGCTCGGCGGCCTCATCGGCGGGGCGCTCGCGCTATCGTATGCACTGGGCGTGGCGAAGGAATCGACGGAAGTCCTTTACTATGCCATCGGCGGACTCGGGCTGGGGTTCATGCTGCCGCAGTTCTGGCTCTCCAACGCCGTCAAAAAGCGATCCGAAGCCATCCGCAACGGACTGCCCGATTCGCTGGACCTCATGGTCGTCGCGGTGGAGTCCGGCCTGGGACTCGATGCGGCGATCCTTCGGGTCAGCGACGAAATGGGCAATGCCCACGTTGCCCTGGCGGAAGAATTGCAGATCGCCACCGTCGAGACGCAGATGGGCGTGCCGCGCGCAGAGGCCCTCACCAAAATGGCCGAGCGGACCGCCGTGCCCGAGATGAAGGCCCTCGTCGCCGTCATCACCCAGGCCGAAAAACTCGGCACCAGCATCGCCAAGGCCCTCCGCAATCAGGCCGAAGCCCTGCGGACCAAGCGGCGACAGCGCGCCGAGGAGCGGGCGCAGAAGACCTCGGTCAAGCTGCTCATCCCGCTGGTGCTCTTTATTTTCCCCGCCATCTTTGTCGTGGTCGCCGGCCCCGCGGTGATTCACCTGATGAAGACCTTCAGCGGCGGCACAATCAATCACTGA
- a CDS encoding LexA family transcriptional regulator, whose amino-acid sequence MAKSDSQRARLVEQQSLGQRLRRLRRLQGLTQIKLAEKSNVNQGHLSSIEQGNHLPRPDTIRALAIALGVPEAVLLGEGDGHDAPQALDTRELPLFGTIPNGPPSDSQEQLEMFPVLRHLWRPDRYCLRCEFDSMEPTLKRGDIILVDYRPTVEPQFVQGRICACLVDGRPTLKRVSVERPGAGILIILRGDNPSVPPTVIDDTREFSIQGVAVCLVSREL is encoded by the coding sequence GTGGCCAAGTCCGATTCACAGCGTGCCCGACTCGTTGAACAGCAGTCGCTCGGTCAGCGACTTCGTCGCCTGCGCCGCCTGCAGGGCCTGACGCAGATCAAGCTCGCCGAAAAATCAAACGTCAATCAGGGCCACCTCTCCTCCATCGAGCAGGGCAATCATCTTCCCCGGCCGGACACGATTCGCGCACTCGCCATCGCCCTCGGCGTGCCCGAAGCAGTCCTTCTCGGCGAGGGAGACGGCCACGACGCCCCGCAGGCCCTCGACACGCGCGAGCTTCCCCTCTTCGGCACCATCCCCAACGGCCCTCCTTCCGATTCGCAGGAACAACTGGAGATGTTCCCGGTGTTGAGACATCTCTGGCGGCCCGATCGCTACTGTCTCCGCTGCGAGTTCGATTCAATGGAGCCCACGCTCAAGCGCGGCGACATCATCCTCGTGGACTACCGCCCCACCGTCGAACCGCAGTTCGTCCAGGGCCGCATCTGCGCCTGTCTCGTCGACGGCCGCCCCACCCTCAAGCGCGTCAGCGTCGAGCGCCCCGGCGCCGGCATCCTCATCATCCTCCGCGGCGACAACCCCTCCGTCCCCCCAACCGTCATCGACGACACCCGCGAATTCTCAATCCAGGGCGTGGCAGTCTGCCTGGTAAGCAGGGAGTTGTAA
- a CDS encoding sugar transferase — translation MRGTEQSSAAVALLDVEAGFLPVAPPRAAVASARRYYPFASRFLDIVLSFLALVVVGPIILVAAALVKLTSRGPAFFHQQRAGLNRRPFTMYKLRTMYDGADDDKELFRKFNALPTGPCFKMKNDPRVTTIGRWLRRSSIDELPQFLNVLKGEMSLVGPRPLPFDEVRTDSTDQKLRFTVKPGITCLWQVSGRTEIPYDEWLALDVWYIRNRSLSLDLQILVKTIPAVLSGRGAY, via the coding sequence ATGCGTGGCACCGAGCAATCAAGCGCCGCAGTAGCGTTACTCGATGTGGAAGCCGGCTTTCTGCCGGTGGCGCCGCCGCGCGCCGCCGTCGCATCGGCCCGTCGTTACTACCCCTTCGCGTCAAGATTTCTGGACATCGTCCTGTCGTTTCTGGCCCTCGTGGTCGTCGGGCCGATCATTCTTGTCGCCGCCGCACTCGTGAAGCTGACCAGCCGAGGCCCTGCCTTCTTTCATCAGCAGCGCGCCGGGCTGAATCGCCGGCCGTTTACCATGTACAAGCTACGCACCATGTACGACGGGGCCGACGACGATAAGGAACTGTTCCGCAAGTTCAACGCGCTGCCCACCGGCCCGTGCTTCAAGATGAAGAACGATCCGCGCGTCACCACCATCGGTCGGTGGCTGCGGCGATCGAGCATTGATGAATTGCCCCAGTTTCTCAACGTGCTTAAGGGAGAGATGAGCCTGGTCGGCCCGCGGCCGCTGCCCTTCGACGAGGTTCGCACCGATTCGACCGACCAGAAGCTCCGCTTCACCGTCAAGCCCGGCATCACCTGTCTGTGGCAGGTCAGCGGGCGAACCGAGATTCCATATGACGAGTGGCTGGCACTCGACGTCTGGTACATTCGCAATCGCTCGCTCTCGCTGGACCTGCAGATCCTGGTCAAGACCATCCCGGCGGTTCTCTCCGGCCGGGGGGCGTATTAA
- a CDS encoding WecB/TagA/CpsF family glycosyltransferase → MDSSPKRVKPPTPVDVLGLPLRPLRTQGLIELLAHRACARQRTTATYANAHTVNMAMRDVVFHRVLSESDVLYADGASLIWASRYADERLPERMTAADYFPRFARQCADMGLSIFLLGGREGIAQSAAMRLQAEIPELKIAGVHHGHFSDDESSTVVERINAARPDVLAVGLSSPRQEFWLAEHGDRLDVPVRWCVGALFDYLAGIERRAPQWLCRLGGEWLFRLLVDPAGKWRRYLLGNPLFVWHTWRWRACRRAGRPSPGGSLGLTRS, encoded by the coding sequence GTGGATTCGTCGCCGAAGCGAGTTAAGCCGCCGACGCCGGTGGACGTGCTCGGCCTGCCCCTTCGTCCCCTGCGGACGCAAGGGCTCATCGAGCTGCTCGCCCATCGCGCCTGCGCACGGCAGCGAACCACCGCGACCTATGCCAACGCGCACACCGTCAACATGGCCATGCGCGACGTCGTTTTTCATCGCGTGCTTTCCGAGAGCGATGTGCTCTATGCCGATGGGGCCTCGCTGATCTGGGCGAGTCGCTATGCCGATGAGCGCCTGCCGGAGCGGATGACCGCCGCCGATTACTTTCCCCGTTTCGCGCGGCAGTGCGCCGACATGGGTCTCAGTATTTTCCTGCTCGGCGGCAGGGAGGGCATCGCTCAATCCGCGGCGATGCGCCTGCAGGCTGAGATTCCCGAGCTCAAGATTGCCGGTGTTCATCACGGCCACTTTTCCGACGACGAATCTTCCACCGTGGTGGAGCGGATTAACGCCGCGAGGCCGGATGTCCTTGCCGTCGGACTATCGAGTCCGAGGCAGGAGTTCTGGCTGGCGGAGCATGGCGATCGGCTCGACGTTCCGGTGCGATGGTGTGTCGGGGCGCTCTTCGACTATCTCGCGGGGATCGAGCGCCGCGCGCCGCAGTGGCTTTGCCGGCTGGGCGGCGAGTGGCTCTTTCGGCTGCTGGTGGATCCGGCCGGGAAGTGGCGGAGGTATCTGCTGGGGAACCCGCTGTTTGTGTGGCACACTTGGCGCTGGCGCGCTTGCCGGCGCGCCGGTCGTCCGTCACCGGGGGGCAGCCTCGGTCTGACGCGGAGTTGA